One genomic window of Desulfovibrio legallii includes the following:
- a CDS encoding PEP/pyruvate-binding domain-containing protein, with product MLPLLRKLIGRPPARPGREQALASFNSRYKDFKELLQANADLAGVLAALDQAQRGDKSMDVGQVRKNARRAVVFSERMATALNHLANGGQTALLRTVRALGARIETELSQHAQGDVAQLVLSLDEVDASMAYSVGGKNANLGELRNMLAMPVPRGFAITIQAGNMFLLRTPGLFKSIYDLLRSVDPDKPQDIALIARQVEQRLLAAPMPPEVETALLGAWDAAFGTGADVVAALRSSAIAEDGVQSFAGQYRSILGVTRQDLLMAFRQVMASLFSARALAYRAGHGYALDATGMGLCCLEMVRAKAAGVAFSRHPVDLRSNCVVVNGLWGLGEMVVDGSGTPDQWLVSRATGKIVKAAIAHKEMRLRLSRTPGGLVEGLLEPVPDALRDVPCLSDDQARALARMVLDLERHYQYPQDMEWAVDEDDQIVLLQTRPMGLDSTAELATAPALGHLRPLLADGDVAARGVGCGPVTPVVEGEDMTHFPEGAVMLLAHSSPNAMTAMRRAAAIVAETGSLTGHMASLCREFGVPTVMNLPGAMSLLAPGQVVTVDALSGRVYDGEVPELLPLRLVRPRSRTDSPALMLLRRVAPYILPLHLVDPQAATFSPEHCTSLHDVMRYAHELSYSQMFQISDSVSEKDAGLACRLTAPIPLDLYIIDLGGGLHASGATTVTPEDVCSAPFRCLLRGMLSPAVQAHGPRPVNMRGFLSVMSQSVIGGNQESGARFGQRSYAIISDRYLNFSSRVGYHYAIVDSWCGETLSKNYVRFEFAGGAAGNAQRERRVRCIGLILKELGFTVEITGDRIRARFQKYPRHDLCTRLDQLGRLLIMTRQMDMLMVDEAAVQTYATKFLNGAYH from the coding sequence ATGCTGCCTCTGCTGCGCAAACTCATAGGCCGCCCGCCCGCGCGCCCCGGACGCGAACAGGCCCTGGCTTCGTTCAACAGCCGCTACAAAGACTTCAAGGAGCTGCTCCAGGCCAACGCGGACCTGGCCGGCGTGCTGGCCGCCCTGGACCAGGCCCAGCGCGGGGACAAAAGCATGGACGTGGGCCAGGTGCGCAAAAACGCGCGCCGGGCCGTGGTCTTCAGCGAGCGCATGGCCACAGCCCTCAACCACCTGGCCAACGGCGGCCAGACGGCCCTGCTGCGCACGGTGCGGGCCCTGGGCGCACGCATTGAAACAGAGCTGAGCCAACATGCCCAGGGCGACGTGGCCCAGCTGGTCCTTTCTCTGGATGAGGTGGACGCCAGCATGGCCTACAGCGTGGGCGGCAAAAACGCCAACCTGGGCGAACTGCGCAACATGCTCGCCATGCCCGTGCCGCGCGGCTTTGCCATCACTATTCAGGCGGGCAACATGTTTCTGCTGCGCACGCCCGGCCTGTTCAAAAGCATTTATGACCTGCTGCGCTCCGTGGATCCGGACAAACCCCAAGACATTGCCCTCATTGCACGCCAGGTGGAGCAACGCCTCCTGGCGGCCCCCATGCCGCCAGAAGTGGAAACGGCCCTGCTGGGAGCCTGGGACGCGGCCTTCGGCACCGGCGCGGACGTGGTGGCCGCCCTGCGCTCCAGCGCCATAGCCGAAGACGGCGTGCAGTCCTTTGCTGGCCAGTACCGCAGCATCCTGGGCGTAACCCGGCAGGATCTGCTCATGGCCTTCCGTCAGGTCATGGCCAGCCTCTTCTCCGCTCGCGCCTTGGCTTACCGCGCCGGGCACGGCTACGCCCTGGACGCCACGGGCATGGGCCTGTGCTGTCTGGAAATGGTCCGGGCCAAGGCGGCGGGCGTGGCTTTTTCACGCCATCCCGTAGACCTGCGCTCTAACTGCGTGGTCGTCAACGGGCTCTGGGGCCTGGGCGAAATGGTGGTGGACGGCTCCGGCACGCCGGACCAATGGCTGGTTTCGCGCGCCACGGGCAAAATCGTCAAGGCCGCCATAGCTCACAAAGAAATGCGCCTGCGCCTTTCCCGCACGCCGGGCGGTCTGGTGGAAGGCCTGCTGGAACCCGTGCCCGACGCCCTGCGCGACGTGCCCTGCCTGAGCGACGACCAGGCCCGCGCCCTGGCCCGCATGGTGCTGGATCTGGAACGCCACTACCAGTACCCCCAGGACATGGAATGGGCTGTGGACGAGGATGATCAGATTGTCCTGCTGCAAACCCGCCCCATGGGCCTGGACAGCACGGCCGAACTGGCCACTGCCCCGGCCCTGGGGCACCTGCGGCCCCTGCTGGCCGACGGCGACGTGGCCGCCAGGGGCGTGGGCTGCGGCCCCGTGACCCCCGTGGTCGAAGGCGAGGATATGACCCACTTTCCCGAAGGCGCGGTCATGCTTCTGGCCCACTCCTCCCCCAACGCCATGACGGCCATGCGCCGGGCCGCCGCCATCGTGGCGGAAACGGGCAGCCTCACCGGGCACATGGCCTCCCTCTGCCGGGAATTCGGCGTGCCCACAGTTATGAATCTGCCCGGAGCCATGAGTCTGCTCGCCCCCGGCCAGGTGGTGACCGTGGACGCCCTGTCCGGCCGGGTCTACGACGGCGAGGTGCCGGAACTCTTGCCCCTGCGTCTGGTGCGCCCCCGCAGCCGGACAGACAGCCCGGCCCTCATGTTGCTCCGGCGCGTAGCCCCCTATATCCTGCCTCTGCACCTGGTGGATCCACAAGCCGCCACCTTCAGCCCGGAGCACTGCACATCCCTGCACGACGTCATGCGCTACGCCCACGAGCTGAGCTACAGCCAGATGTTCCAGATCTCGGACAGCGTCAGCGAAAAAGACGCCGGTCTTGCCTGTCGGCTCACGGCCCCCATCCCCCTGGACCTCTACATCATTGACCTGGGCGGCGGCCTGCATGCCTCCGGCGCGACCACCGTCACCCCCGAAGACGTATGCAGCGCCCCTTTCCGCTGTCTGCTCCGGGGCATGCTCAGCCCGGCGGTACAGGCGCACGGGCCGCGCCCTGTGAACATGCGCGGCTTTCTCTCGGTCATGAGCCAGAGCGTCATCGGCGGCAATCAGGAATCCGGCGCGCGCTTCGGCCAGCGCAGCTACGCCATCATTTCCGACCGCTACCTCAACTTCTCCTCCCGCGTGGGCTACCACTACGCCATCGTGGACAGCTGGTGCGGCGAAACCCTCAGTAAAAACTACGTCCGCTTTGAGTTCGCCGGCGGGGCCGCCGGCAATGCGCAGCGCGAACGGCGCGTGCGCTGCATCGGACTGATCCTCAAAGAACTCGGCTTTACCGTGGAGATTACCGGTGATAGAATACGGGCACGCTTCCAAAAGTACCCGCGCCACGACCTCTGTACGCGTCTGGACCAATTGGGGCGTCTTTTAATCATGACCCGCCAGATGGATATGCTCATGGTGGACGAAGCAGCCGTGCAAACCTACGCCACCAAATTTCTCAACGGCGCATACCACTGA